DNA sequence from the Drosophila sechellia strain sech25 chromosome 3L, ASM438219v1, whole genome shotgun sequence genome:
CGTAACACTGGAAAACAAGTGAGTTTATTGACTTGTCTGTCGAGACACCCGTAATAACTATTATCCCACTTCAGGCAGGAGTTTGTGGATCTCTATGTTGACTTCGTATTCAACAAGTCCGTCGAGCTGCACTACAATGCGTTTCACAAGGGCTTTATGAAGGTGTGCTCTGGCCGCGTGATTCACATATTCCAGCCGGAGGAGCTGATGGCCATGGTGGTGGGAAATGAGGACTACGACTGGCAGGCGCTGCAAGACAACTGCGAGTACCGGGAGGGCTACACTTCGGGCGATGATACAGTGAGTTGTAAACTAAGGATTGGCTTCCTGGACATTAACCTTGTATCTGCCGCAGATCAAATGGTTCTGGGAGGTTATTCATGATATGTCCGAGGCGGAAAAGAAGAGTTTTCTCCTCTTCTTAACTGGCAGCGATCGCATTCCCATCCAGGGCATGAAGGCCCTTAAAGTGAGTTCTTAGATGATACCTATATTGCGAGGGACCCTTTAACCGTATCCTTACCGACTTAGTTCACAATTCAAGCCACCCCGGACGAACGATTCCTGCCCGTGGCGCACACCTGCTTCAATCTGCTGGACCTGCCGCGCTACAAGACCAAGGAGCGCCTCAAGTACAAGCTACTGCAGGCCATCCAGCAGACGCAGGGCTTCAGTCTGGTCTGATCGGTTTGATCCGGACCCATTTTTCACATCGACCTCAAACTACAGGTATTTTCCGAAAGCTTCGGCTTTCGCGCATTTTGGATTGAAGAATGAAGAATGGCTGCTTTCAAAGACAACCCCAACGTGGAACACACATTTATCAGCGATCAAATCAGCAAGTACAATGTCGTGTTATAGCTTTAAACTCTAGACTAGTTATTAATATAGCATTGTTATGGAGAGAAAGGAATTCAAGGAGTTAAATAAGGTTGGTGCATCAGTCTGAGGACAACAACAAATGTCTAAATTTCCGTGTAACTTTTACCAATAAAGAGTTGTATAATAtgcttatatattattattttcattgatcGCAGTAACGGTTAAGCTTTAAATCCGATAACGATAACTCCGATTCTGTGCGGAATCGAGCCGCGTTGGCAGCACCGTCGGCGAGCAGCTGAGCCCGAAATCTGGCGGCAAATCGAAGCCGTCGAAGTCAGTTCAACTTCAACTTTGGCAAGGTGCGCGGCCGTGTGCGGAATTCGCTTGTTAATTTCTTTATTCGCCGCCGAGAACTTTTTCGGACGCCCATTTGCATGCGCTGGGCGTGCGGTGCTTGACATTAACCGACCGATTTCGAATACTGCGCGCATATATTCCGTCCTAGCCCCGCTTCTTCAAATTATACAGCAACACCAATTCGCTTACAACAATCGTTGTCCAAACGTCACCTTTACCGGGTCAAGCTAACGGTACCCGCATCggaaaagaaatttaaacaGGTAGAGCACAAAAAAAAGTAACGACTTCGGGCGACAGTTTGTGAAATTATGGGTACTTAGGCCGCCAGTTTGCAATTACATGTGTGCCATCCTGGTCGCTTGTCCATCTCGTCACGCTCAAACTTCTTAATCCGCTTCATACGCCGCGAACGAGGCGAGCTGGCCTACAAAATCAATTACCATCGCAACTTTTGCATATCCTGACAGCTAACAAATGTCCGGGCCACAAAATCCAGCGATACCATGCCGCGCACATGAGTGTATAACTCAAAAAAAGTTTGCAAagaaaaaatacgaaaaaagcGGTTCTGCCGGTTTGCCCGTGGTCGTGATCTGTGCAGCGTCTTCCGCTGCTTTCTTTCCTTTGCACGATTTGAACTTGGACACCAAACGCAACAAAAGCCACAGCGGCACAAAAGAGCAACAAAAGCAGgaatgcactgcgagaaacgATTCCTTGAGGATTATGCAAATGGTTTACTCAGTTTCCTACTTTCCTAAGAACTTTCAATGAAAATCATGGGTGCTTTATCATGATCggttctttgaaataatatttcGCTTAATTGTAAGTCGTGCTATGGGAAGATGCTTCTCCCAGTGCAGCAGCCACGGCAATCGAAGAGATCTGGTTTATGGTGATGCTCCTCTAATAAAGCGAGCGTTTAGGCACCGGCACCTCAATTTCGCCGCCTCGCTCGCTCCTCCGTTCGCTTCCTGGGTCTTCATTCCACATCGTCCACGAGGATATATGTAAACTGGCTGGGAGGGGTTCACCTGTCTGTGTCCCTCGCCCCTCGCTCCCCGGGGATGAGCTTGTTTGCCCAGGTTTTATAGCAGGAACAAACAGGCAGGGCACACAAAGAGGGTCAACAAGGCGTATGAGTGTGGCTATGGGGGAGACATGAGTAATCGGCGCTCCGCGGTGGATATAGCTGGCGGGGATGTATCCCCTTGCTCCGCTTGCCTACTCGCTGACCAATTGAAATTGtatcaaatttcaatttcgtttCCACACTGCGACGGCCCTCCATTAATTTGACCCAGTTTTGAAAACAGCGGCAGTAAGCCGCTTAAAAATAACCAACTGCAATGGATCGAAAACGAAACCAAATGATTCGCCAAATCTGGCAGCTGTTCAAATACAAGCTCACAACAATATAATCATATTGTCAAATACCTACCTGTAGTCTCAAAATACCTGGGGTCTGCTCACTTTTGTAGTACTTAATGGGATTGTGAGTAGACTGGAGGTGATTGTAGAACACCTTTTTTCGAGTGCACAAAGCATTGCCCCCAATGTCATTGCCTCACACTTGGCACCCAAAAGAAACGAGTTGGAAAACCAAGCGGATCACGAAAAACCGAATTTTGGTAATGATGTAATGCCAACTTTCAGCCAACTAACCGTTTGGCAAACAAACCCAGAGGCCAAAAGAACAAACGAAGGAGGAGGAAATAAAATTGCACGCCTTTTGGTTCGGGTAATTGCGATATTTATTATCGCCCAGCCTTGTCATGTGCTCATTTGACTCTATGGAGTCCACGGAATATTCGGAATATAGCATTACCTGGTGTCTAGGGGACACGGCGACCCACACCCACCcgaaaaaatgttgaaatcgCGGCCTGATGACAAACTTGAACTTTCTCTTATCGGAATCGGTGGCGTTATCTTCTCGCTGGGTTCAACCAGTTTTACTGATATGATATTGATCGTGTGCGCtctacatatgtacgtacagGGTGCTTTTCCCTTTTCTTAGCCAGCTGCATTATGACATTAATTAACTTCTAATAAGATAAGATACGAAAATTAAGTTGAATCGACAAAAGACCACAAGCGATTGTCGTAAACGTCCATCGAAGCACATCGCTTTTCCACGAACGATGTGGAGGTCTGGTCGACAATTGGTATGCCCTCTTTTTTGAATGGGCAGATGTGTCACTTGGAAGAGCAGAGAATTACCTGGGCTTACCTAGTGAACGTAATATGCATAAGATGGTATCTCTTAAGGAAGTTACAATTCATTTTAACcttttaaattacaaatattgAAGACATTCTACTGTTATCTGTATTCCGCTGAGATACTGCTGATCCACCCTCATAAAGCGGTAATTGGCCATGTGGCAATATGCCCCACTCAATCGATTGTACGCCGCAGTACAAGAATAGCAAAAATCCCCACTAGTCATAAAGTTCCACTGGCGAGGAACCAAGAACACGGAGCCAGCAGTGCCACTCCATTCCATTTCTTTCGACGGAGGAGTGAGCTTGAGTTAGCTCGTGTTGGGATCACCATTACTTCGCACCTCGGATTTGCTCAGGTTCGGTAAAGTGCCAAGTAAGGGCTTTTCGTGGAAGCCCCGAGCCCCAAGCCCCAAGCCCAAACTCCAAACTCTTATTCGACGTGAGTACGAGCAAAAAGTCTGTTTTGAAGCGGCCAAAACAGTAGGAAAggcaaaaacgaaacaaaacgaaacgaaacgctTTTTGGCAGTTCTTTCAgcagatttttcttttttgcaatTGGCAGTAAATCGCGTTCAAGATCGGCCTCAGCTGTTGACGCTTTTTATGGCTCGCAGTGAGCTAAGAAAACAGCGGGCCCCAGTGATTGTTTAATACTTAATGGTTATCCGAGACCGAGACCCAGGCACTTGGCATGCGTCACAATGCCGGCGTGATCTCCTCGAGATCTCCTCGGGCCCAGAAGCCTCGTCCCCAAAAGCGGGTGACTCAGCAGCCGCGTGTCCAGATTctcttatatacatacatacatatgtatttgcaACCGGCTCGATAAGTTTGCccagtttgaatttgaatttccagTCTTTGCGGGTGCGAGAAATTACGATGACGGTCGTTTGAACGAATTCGATCATCGTTCCTCTCGGTCAGCGGCCTTTACTGGATTCTTTATAATCTAACGATCCATTCAGTTGGATGATCTGGCAAAGCTATTCTCAGGGTTTAAGTAATCGTCGATCTCGAGTGGATTAAAAGCAACGCCTTCTCCCTTTCTCCTTTCTGCAATTCTGTTTCTACTATTTTCGGCTTTCAATTGGACGATTTCTTTGGACATTTATCCAGTCAGAATTGATTAGATATTGAATAGAGCTATAAACTAGAACGCATGCGATGATAAGTAGTAAGAACTACGATGCATCATGCGGTTACTCAGAATATACATGGTACACAATTTATTCAGTTTTATTCAAGGATTGGATTACAGTACTTCAGGCCCTGGCCATTTGGAGTAGGTGATAAAGCGGCACAACGTTGGCGTTGTTCCTGCCGTCGAGGAAGTTCTGGTGGGACAGCACGGCCCTGCCCTGGGAAGTGAGTCCATCGGCACCGGGGAGTTGGTTATCGACCTCGCCAGCCGTCGAGGAGCGATAGAAGGGATAGTAGGGATAGCCAGGATAGCCTCCAAAGCCGGGATAGCCAAAGCCCCCAAATCCATAGCCGCCATATCCGCCGTAGTAGTTGTAGCCATTGTAGTAGGGATTGTAGTAGGGccccggaggaggaggaggtccTGGCGGCGGTGGTCCGGGCGGAGGTGGTGGCCCCCAAGGACGCTGCGGTGGCGGCGGATAAGCGGGCGGTCCTGGCGACCAGTGCGGTGGATAGCCATACTGCCGTGGGTGCTGCTGATCCTCTGGTGGATAATAGTAATGGTGTTGTACTGACGGTTTCGGGGTGGTCGTCGGGGCTCCCGAGGCCATCACCAGCTTGATCCCGCCCTTACCAATGGTCTTCAGCAGGTGCTCGTCAATCCCCCGTCCACTTCCCAGCGGATCGTCCAGGACCTGTTGCTGCTTATCGGTCCTGGCCTGCCCGGTGACCAGGCTCGTCTGCAGCGGAGCCTTCTCCTGGAAACAGAGGCCGCTGCCCAGCAGCTGCAGGATAACTGAAAAGGATGTGCCACTCTTTCTAGACAGCCGAGCGCCCATACTCACCCAAACCAATCGCAGTCACTTTTCGATCCATGATCTCTTTCGGAATAACCTGACCACTCCAGCTGCATTGCCCTTTTATACGCGGTGCATCTATGATAATCCCACACATCTCTTTCCCGGTTTCCTCATTAGAATAACCCATGCAGTGGCCCAAATTTGGGATGCTTTTCTTTCTTCTCTGTCcatctccagctccagctcgaACTCGATCTCGATCTCGGATCGATCAAGCACCGTTCTAATAACTGCGCTCATTAATTTGCATATGATCATATGGTTGTAGGGGCTTTGTGGGATCTTTCCACTTCTCATTCCACTTCCATGATCGTTCTGCCAGCCCTGCATTTTCCCAAATGAATTCGATGAGTTCAATATCCCGCGATATTGCTACTTGATATATGACGTCATTTGTATGCAGATGAAGATGGGCTATGAGCCACTGAAGAAAAAACATTGAGCAAAGCTCTTGACAAAGCAAAGGCAACAAATTCTttggatatatgtacatatgtgcccTTGAACTTATTTTATTATCGCTAAATTTCCTTCTTTAGAACTTATCTTAACTTGTTTCCTTCCCGCTCGAAAGCAAATCAGCTTCTGCCTCTTGGATTCCAATTCTTAATGCTCGACTATTTCTTTCGGTGTGCGATTAATGGGCTAGCAAGTTTTTCGTTCGGGTGGGACTCATGGTTTTGGGTTCCGTTATAGGTCGTGTGTCGTAGACATGTTTACGAGTCGTCTGATACCACAAAAAGTGGAGTTCTCTGTTACATCACCCGGTGGAGTATTTCTGGATCGGGAAACCAGTTCCCCACTCTATTGGCCCGCTGAATGGGGATTAAAGAACGCGTGGATCAGGCCGACAAAAGCGACTCCCCCAGGGAACAG
Encoded proteins:
- the LOC6610301 gene encoding leukocyte receptor cluster member 8 homolog isoform X2, with the translated sequence MGYSNEETGKEMCGIIIDAPRIKGQCSWSGQVIPKEIMDRKVTAIGLVILQLLGSGLCFQEKAPLQTSLVTGQARTDKQQQVLDDPLGSGRGIDEHLLKTIEDQQHPRQYGYPPHWSPGPPAYPPPPQRPWGPPPPPGPPPPGPPPPPGPYYNPYYNGYNYYGGYGGYGFGGFGYPGFGGYPGYPYYPFYRSSTAGEVDNQLPGADGLTSQGRAVLSHQNFLDGRNNANVVPLYHLLQMARA
- the LOC6610301 gene encoding leukocyte receptor cluster member 8 homolog isoform X1: MGYSNEETGKEMCGIIIDAPRIKGQCSWSGQVIPKEIMDRKVTAIGLVILQLLGSGLCFQEKAPLQTSLVTGQARTDKQQQVLDDPLGSGRGIDEHLLKTIGKGGIKLVMASGAPTTTPKPSVQHHYYYPPEDQQHPRQYGYPPHWSPGPPAYPPPPQRPWGPPPPPGPPPPGPPPPPGPYYNPYYNGYNYYGGYGGYGFGGFGYPGFGGYPGYPYYPFYRSSTAGEVDNQLPGADGLTSQGRAVLSHQNFLDGRNNANVVPLYHLLQMARA